The proteins below are encoded in one region of Telopea speciosissima isolate NSW1024214 ecotype Mountain lineage chromosome 10, Tspe_v1, whole genome shotgun sequence:
- the LOC122641391 gene encoding putative tRNA (cytidine(34)-2'-O)-methyltransferase — MDSSGLRTLNFVSPFHFRSRAYFIYPLLFAEVRKKRYISLSSSPRLTRHRCSLAVRNGVSSLPESSGQAVGEVSRDRLLQVVLVSPQIPGNTGCIARTCAASAVGLHLVGPLGFHVDDTKLKRAGLDYWPYVVVKVHGSWAEFKDYFRQQDGEKRLLAFTKRGTTIHSDFSYKRGDWLVFGSETSGLAPEVLLDCKNETFGGGTIRIPMVETYVRCLNLSVSVGIALYEASRQLNYEHLQSTSEPCIDNLKSFIAEDIFA, encoded by the exons atggattCAAGTGGTCTGAGAACCCTAAATTTTGTATCGCCATTCCATTTCCGCTCTAGAGCTTATTTTATCTACCCCTTATTATTTGCAGAAGTCAGGAAAAAGCGTTACATCTCGCTCTCCTCTTCTCCACGGCTCACACGTCACCGCTGTTCAT TGGCAGTAAGAAATGGTGTGAGCTCTCTGCCTGAGAGCTCTGGCCAGGCAGTCGGCGAAGTATCGCGGGATAGACTTCTCCAAGTGGTATTAGTTTCTCCTCAG ATTCCTGGAAACACCGGATGCATTGCTAGAACATGTGCAGCGTCAGCTGTTGGATTGCACCTTGTAGGG CCATTAGGATTTCATGTGGATGATACAAAACTCAAGCGTGCTGGATTGGACTATTGGCC ATATGTAGTTGTAAAAGTTCATGGCTCGTGGGCAGAATTCAAAGATTATTTCAGGCAACAG GATGGGGAAAAGCGATTGCTAGCATTTACTAAGAGAGGGACAACAATACATTCT GATTTCTCATACAAACGTGGTGATTGGCTGGTATTTGGTTCTGAGACTTCTGGTCTGGCTCCTGAAGTTTTGCTCGACTGCAAGAATGAAACTTTTGGTGGTGGAACCATTCGAATTCCTATGGTTGAAACTTATGTTAGATGTCTGAACCTCTCTGTGAGTGTTGGAATTGCTTTATATGAAGCTTCCAGACAGCTAAACTATGAGCATCTTCAATCTACATCAGAGCCTTGTATTGATAATTTGAAATCTTTTATTGCTGAAGATATATTTGCTTGA
- the LOC122644146 gene encoding receptor protein kinase-like protein ZAR1, whose translation MEFYLLGYFTLLTLLFSSLVFSLNSDGLSLLALKAAISTDPTRVLHTWSEDDSNPCHWDGITCTSGRVTEIYLPNKGFNGYIPSELGALVSLRLLSLSHNNFTKPIPSRLFNATSLVSLDLSHNFLTGHIPGQIKSLKHLIHLDLSYNLLNGSLPDCLSDLQELSGTLNLSYNMFSGKVPASYGSFPVAVNLDLRHNNLSGKIPQVGSLLNQGPTSFIGNPSLCGFPLRTACPEAGNPTLTINPMNPRNSNPDFPNGAIPQQPSSKPRASSAVVPIISGVSFIVGAVSVSMWLYRKKWVSDEGKMGKDFSDMEGEDEGQKGKFVVVEEGFGLELEDLLRASAYVAGKSRSGIVYKVVVGRGSGGSAAAVVAVRRLSETGGVLRLKDFETEVEAIGRVRHPNIVRLRAYYYAFDEKLLISDFIPNGSLYFALHGGPSNLSPPLSWTARLKIAQGAARGLMCIHECSPRKYVHGNIKSSKILLNNDLQPYVSGFGLTRLVSGSYKSTDITSKKQGSTQIIGLGLKSSMGNSASYMAPEARVPGFKLTQKCDVYSFGMMLLEILTGQLPDAGPENDGKGLEYYVRKVFREERPLSEIVDQALLQEVQAKKEVLAVFHVALNCTEFDQDLRPRMKAVSESLDRIGCN comes from the exons ATGGAGTTTTATCTGCTGGGTTACTTTACTCTGCTTACCCTCTTATTCTCTTCCCTCGTTTTCTCTTTGAACTCCGATGGTCTTTCCCTCCTAGCGCTCAAAGCAGCTATCTCTACAGACCCAACTCGTGTTCTTCACACTTGGTCGGAAGATGACTCAAACCCATGTCACTGGGATGGAATCACTTGCACTAGCGGCCGAGTCACCGAAATCTACCTACCCAATAAGGGTTTCAATGGCTACATACCTTCAGAACTCGGTGCGCTCGTCTCTCTTcgtctcctctccctctctcacaaCAACTTCACCAAACCAATCCCCTCTCGTCTCTTTAATGCCACCTCTCTCgtctctctcgatctctctcACAATTTCCTCACAGGTCATATCCCAGGACAGATCAAATCACTCAAACACCTGATTCATTTGGACCTCTCCTACAATCTCTTGAACGGATCTCTCCCAGATTGTCTCAGTGACCTTCAAGAGCTCTCCGGAACTCTAAATCTCTCCTACAACATGTTTTCCGGCAAGGTTCCTGCGTCGTACGGAAGTTTCCCTGTCGCCGTGAACTTAGATCTCCGGCACAACAATCTGTCCGGTAAAATTCCTCAGGTGGGTTCTCTATTGAATCAAGGCCCCACATCTTTCATTGGGAACCCTAGTCTCTGTGGATTCCCGTTACGAACTGCTTGCCCAGAAGCTGGAAACCCTACTCTCACTATAAACCCAatgaaccctagaaattcaAACCCTGATTTCCCTAATGGAGCAATTCCCCAACAACCAAGCTCGAAACCTAGAGCTAGCTCAGCAGTTGTTCCGATAATCTCAGGGGTTTCTTTCATTGTTGGAGCCGTTTCGGTTTCGATGTGGCTGTATCGGAAAAAATGGGTGTCGGACGAgggtaaaatgggaaaagaTTTTTCGGATATGGAAGGCGAGGATGAAGGGCAAAAGGGAAAGTTCGTAGTAGTGGAGGAGGGGTTTGGGTTGGAATTAGAGGATTTGTTGAGGGCATCCGCGTACGTGGCAGGGAAAAGCCGGAGTGGGATTGTGTACAAAGTGGTGGTGGGAAGAGGATCCGGTGGTTCTGCAGCGGCCGTGGTGGCGGTCCGGCGACTGAGTGAAACCGGTGGGGTTTTAAGGCTGAAAGATTTTGAAACGGAAGTGGAAGCAATCGGGAGGGTCCGCCACCCAAACATCGTGCGGCTGAGAGCTTACTATTATGCGTTTGATGAGAAGCTTCTGATATCTGATTTTATCCCCAATGGTAGTTTGTACTTCGCGTTGCACG GCGGGCCTTCAAATTTGTCACCGCCTTTATCATGGACTGCACGGTTGAAAATTGCACAAGGGGCTGCAAGGGGTCTTATGTGTATTCATGAGTGCAGCCCTAGGAAATATGTTCATGGGAACATAAAATCGTCGAAGATCCTTCTCAACAATGATCTCCAGCCATATGTCTCCGGCTTTGGCCTCACTCGTCTTGTCTCAGGCAGTTATAAATCTACTGACATAACATCTAAGAAGCAAGGCTCAACACAAATCATCGGGCTCGGGTTGAAAAGTTCAATGGGCAATTCTGCCAGTTACATGGCACCAGAGGCAAGAGTCCCTGGCTTCAAGTTGACACAgaagtgtgatgtgtactccttcgGCATGATGCTTTTAGAGATCTTAACTGGCCAACTACCAGATGCTGGGCCAGAAAATGATGGCAAGGGATTGGAGTATTACGTGAGAAAGGTGTTTCGGGAAGAACGGCCCTTGTCTGAGATTGTAGACCAGGCGCTTCTACAGGAAGTTCAGGCGAAGAAAGAAGTCCTTGCAGTATTTCATGTAGCACTCAACTGTACAGAATTCGACCAGGATTTAAGGCCTAGGATGAAAGCTGTTTCTGAGAGTCTTGATCGGATTGGATGTAATTGA